The following are from one region of the Pectobacterium actinidiae genome:
- the dsrB gene encoding protein DsrB: MKVNDLVTVKTDGKMRREGTILAVETFQEGIMYLVALKDYPAGVWFFNEVDSKDGTFVEPKMLPEKE; this comes from the coding sequence ATGAAAGTTAATGATCTGGTTACAGTTAAAACTGATGGAAAGATGCGCCGGGAAGGGACGATTCTGGCTGTAGAAACGTTTCAGGAAGGAATAATGTATTTGGTTGCGTTAAAAGATTACCCTGCTGGTGTCTGGTTTTTCAATGAGGTGGATAGCAAAGACGGTACGTTTGTTGAGCCAAAAATGTTGCCAGAAAAAGAGTAA